One Solanum lycopersicum chromosome 2, SLM_r2.1 genomic region harbors:
- the LOC101245706 gene encoding ENHANCER OF AG-4 protein 2 isoform X3 translates to MAPGRKRGAKGVKSMSELSLGDLVLAKVKGFPAWPAKISKPEDWARAPDPKKYFVQFFGTQEIAFVAPADITAFTVDVKNKVSARCQGKTVKHFAQAVRQICEEFEGLQQKDSSVSGDEAYKTAPGCGIASVERVSAATELDQMDGDKKSKQETDITSFVEGSGLERCSMIKDDTADIVSHDSEGNLPPSISSLKVVSIHSGISNSGKDLASLPNTESTGEENSDPIEHDKQLIHKENLRTAERSHFPDADFHPPTSSNDVKQLDSGRKQLTNGHKAKLVKKRAGGGHEIQGTSDTTSDPTVKKASAKKLVPEVKSGTDGRKKIKRENDRKPETVDAALGHIEEKKFQLSSKKLKVEPGQMLRRNEIADHPKKIKCADGAMDAVMASKIYDEAKVVKSEVKKSIPLGKAEDHTPLKLHEGAIGSNNCGEEDILPPSKRHRRAMEAMSSSSPVPQLPTKRRAVRLCVDNENEEPKTPIHGGSIKRDAISRFPNSVKKPDLSIGTASNDQPSAKVSGTVDDSSIKEHAPSVRLHRELSGRVLQKNVEKKRIPTDTSFSCSPGKFGTPKTSSREGQTDTISPKKSPGFTGKPVSEPQKGAKLSGKPQNDHKKWVAESDTGNFIAADNLNPPRDQPINERSKIFSTNERKKTTPKSSSSMTEPAHVPGNPVESMSTRFESRLEALRDEKLNALIDSKVIDQDTSMKHLIAAAQAKRRQAHLQSIHGNTLAAVAPYAEPQGGSPHSALGSQPLSSGMLHPEMQVLFSRSSPSSEIRQFSLLNPPEPEENEEKRVISGLGASGGSLSGGTEAAVARDAFEGMIETLSRTKESIGRATRLAIDCAKYGIANEVVELLTRKLENETSFHRRVDLFFLVDSITQCSHSHKGIAGASYIPAVQAALPRLLGAAAPPGVGAQENRRQCLKVLRLWLERKIYPDSLLRRHMDDIGSSNDDSSGGLSFRRPSRAERAIDDPIREMEGMLVDEYGSNATFQLPGFLSSHVFDEEEEEDVLRNLQNEAAEELAIEHTPATGDNAERYMVTPSDRRHCILEDVDGELEMEDVSGHPKDERPLFADDVNQSGSDRTLESALDNISDLPPLPMGSPPLPPCSPPPTPPLPSSPPPSPAPPPPPPPLSPLPPPPPPPPPLPPSQPPLPPSQPHPFPPLPAGPPPLMFPQPSFSLQHEVGTQHLHTLTPSVPSSSPGVAYTQPPLPNEGHRLPQVAGNMPHGPRINASNRNEVFPLQPPSFTPAGVSNLRESSGYSSRPLEYGYNDAYINPPVSQSTQKFQPGNVPFAPRPMHLNPPHQIPSNSFSYPRAPVQQHPQQAYPTPCSLPERPDGSRRYIGDEQWRVQPNEFSGDHQRSMWIGAGRSCPGPTIAQEGYFRPPDRPPVSNVGFQPSGSNAFPTGPPISGHGMPCRPDVTVLNWRPA, encoded by the exons ATGGCTCCAGGTCGTAAACGTGGAGCTAAAGGAGTGAAGTCGATGAGCGAGTTGAGTCTCGGTGATCTGGTCCTTGCTAAGGTTAAAGGCTTCCCTGCTTGGCCTGCTAAG ATTAGCAAACCAGAAGATTGGGCTCGAGCTCCTGATCCCAAAAAGTATTTTGTCCAGTTCTTCGGTACACAGGAAAT AGCATTTGTCGCCCCAGCAGATATTACGGCATTTACCGTCGATGTTAAAAATAAAGTGTCAGCTCGATGTCAGGGTAAAACAGTAAAACATTTTGCCCAAGCAGTGAGGCAAATCTGTGAAGAATTTGAAGGGTTACAGCAGAAAGATTCCAGTGTTTCAGGAGATGAGGCTTATAAAACAGCTCCAGGCTGTGGAATAGCTTCTGTTGAAAGGGTGTCTGCTGCTACTGAGTTGGACCAAATGGACGGGGATAAAAAGTCTAAGCAAGAAACAGATATCACAAGCTTTGTAGAGGGATCTGGGCTAGAGCGCTGCTCGATGATTAAAGATGATACTGCTGATATAGTTTCACATGATTCAGAGGGTAATTTGCCTCCATCAATCTCATCTTTAAAGGTGGTGTCCATTCACAGTGGGATTTCTAATTCAGGAAAGGATTTGGCTTCACTGCCTAATACAGAAAGCACAGGTGAGGAAAACAGCGATCCCATTGAACATGATAAGCAATTGATCCACAAGGAGAACTTGAGAACTGCTGAGAGGAGTCATTTTCCTGATGCAGATTTTCATCCTCCTACATCATCTAATGACGTGAAGCAGCTTGATAGTGGTCGGAAGCAGCTGACAAATGGACACAAAGCAAAGCTGGTAAAGAAGAGAGCTGGGGGTGGACATGAAATTCAAGGAACTAGTGATACTACCAGTGATCCAACTGTTAAAAAAGCAAGTGCCAAAAAATTAGTGCCAGAGGTTAAGTCAGGTACCGATGgtaggaaaaagataaaaagagagAATGATAGAAAACCTGAGACGGTGGATGCTGCTCTTGGCCATATTGAGGAGAAAAAATTTCAGTTGTCTAGCAAGAAATTGAAAGTTGAACCTGGACAGATGTTGCGACGCAATGAAATAGCAGATCATCCTAAGAAGATCAAATGTGCTGATGGGGCAATGGATGCTGTTATGGCGAGCAAAATTTATGATGAGGCTAAAGTGGTGAAATCAGAGGTTAAAAAATCAATACCACTGGGAAAAGCCGAGGATCACACTCCGCTGAAATTGCATGAAGGTGCTATTGGTTCAAATAATTGTGGTGAAGAAGATATTCTCCCACCATCAAAGCGCCATCGACGGGCAATGGAGGCTATGTCTAGTTCCTCTCCTGTTCCTCAACTTCCTACTAAGCGGAGAGCCGTCCGTTTGTGTGTGGATAATGAGAATGAAGAGCCCAAAACTCCAATTCATGGAGGATCTATTAAGAGGGATGCTATTTCTCGCTTCCCCAATTCAGTGAAGAAGCCTGACCTATCTATTGGAACAGCTAGTAATGACCAACCAAGTGCGAAAGTTTCGGGCACGGTTGATGATAGCTCTATCAAGGAGCATGCACCATCTGTCAGACTACACAGAGAACTTTCTGGGCGTGTTCTTCAGAAAAATGTGGAGAAGAAGCGTATACCTACTGATACAAGTTTTTCATGTAGTCCTGGGAAATTTGGAACTCCAAAAACAAGTTCTAGGGAAGGTCAAACTGATACTATATCCCCCAAAAAGTCCCCTGGGTTCACTGGCAAACCAGTCTCAGAGCCACAAAAAGGTGCTAAACTATCTGGTAAACCTCAGAATGATCATAAAAAATGGGTAGCTGAATCTGATACTGGCAATTTTATTGCTGCTGATAACTTAAATCCTCCTCGTGATCAACCTATTAATGAAAGAAGTAAGATATTTTCTAccaatgaaaggaaaaaaacgACGCCAAAGTCTAGTTCCTCGATGACTGAACCTGCTCATGTGCCTGGTAATCCTGTTGAAAGCATGTCTACACGGTTTGAAAG CAGGCTTGAAGCTTTGAGAGATGAGAAGCTTAATGCTTTGATAGATTCCAAAGTTATAGACCAGGATACGTCCATGAAGCATCTTATAGCAGCTGCCCAGGCTAAAAGGCGGCAAGCTCACTTGCAGAGCATTCATGGTAATACCCTTGCTGCTGTGGCCCCCTATGCTGAACCACAGGGAGGGAGCCCCCATTCAGCTCTTGGTTCTCAACCATTAAGCTCTGGCATGCTGCATCCTGAAATGCAAGTTCTATTTTCTCGCTCATCTCCTTCATCAGAGATTCGGCAGTTCTCATTGCTAAATCCACCTGAGCCTGAAGAAAATGAGGAGAAGAGAGTAATTTCAGGCCTGGGGGCCTCTGGGGGCTCACTCAGTGGTGGCACTGAGGCAGCTGTTGCTCGTGATGCTTTTGAAGGAATGATAGAAACATTATCACGGACCAAAGAGAGTATCGGACGTGCAACCCGTCTAGCAATTGATTGTGCAAAGTATGGCATTGCTAATGAG GTCGTTGAACTTCTTACCCGGAAGTTGGAAAATGAAACTAGCTTTCATCGCAGGGTGGACCTGTTTTTTTTGGTGGATTCTATAACTCAGTGCTCTCATAGTCATAAAG GCATTGCAGGAGCATCATATATTCCTGCTGTTCAAGCGGCATTACCTCGTCTTTTGGGAGCTGCTGCTCCTCCAGGAGTGGGTGCCCAGGAAAACCGTCGTCAATGTCTCAAG GTTTTGCGATTATGGCTTGAGAGGAAAATATATCCTGATTCTCTTCTTCGCCGTCATATGGATGATATTGGTTCGTCGAATGATGATTCGTCTGGTGGTTTGTCCTTTAGACGACCATCTCGAGCTGAGCGTGCTATTGATGATCCTATAAGAGAGATGGAAGGCATGCTTGTTGATGAGTATGGCAG CAATGCTACATTTCAGTTGCCTGGATTTTTATCCTCTCACGTTTTTgatgaggaggaagaagaagatgtTCTTCGTAATTTGCAAAATGAAGCTGCTGAGGAATTAGCAATAGAGCATACACCTGCAACAGGTGATAATGCTGAAAGATATATGGTCACTCCTAGTGACAGGCGTCATTGTATCTTGGAGGATGTGGACGGCGAGCTTGAAATGGAAGATGTTTCTGGCCACCCAAAAGATGAAAGACCTTTGTTTGCAGATGATGTGAACCAGTCTGGCTCAGATCGAACCCTGGAATCAGCTTTAGATAATATATCTGATTTGCCGCCTCTACCTATGGGATCCCCACCATTACCTCCTTGTTCTCCTCCACCCACCCCACCTTTGCCTTCCTCTCCCCCTCCATCACCGGCGCCACCTCCACCTCCACCTCCATTATCTCCATTGCCACCTCCACCACCCCCACCACCCCCACTTCCTCCATCACAGCCCCCACTACCTCCATCTCAGCCACATCCGTTCCCTCCACTGCCCGCTGGACCACCTCCTCTCATGTTCCCTCAACCTTCTTTTTCACTCCAACATGAAGTAGGGACACAACACTTACACACTCTCACTCCATCAGTACCATCGTCTTCGCCTGGAGTGGCATATACGCAACCTCCTCTTCCAAATGAA GGTCATCGGCTACCACAGGTAGCTGGAAACATGCCTCATGGTCCTCGTATCAATGCTTCTAATAGGAATGAGGTATTCCCATTGCAACCACCTTCGTTTACACCAGCAGGAGTTAGTAATTTGCGGGAATCTTCTGGATATAGTTCACGACCTTTGGAATATGGTTATAACGATGCATATATAAACCCACCAGTTTCTCAGTCCACGCAGAAATTTCAACCTGGTAATGTGCCTTTTGCCCCAAGGCCCATGCATCTTAACCCTCCACATCAAATCCCCTCCAATAGTTTTTCGTATCCAAGGGCCCCAGTGCAGCAACATCCACAACAAGCATATCCTACACCATGCTCATTACCAGAGCGCCCTGATGGATCGAGGCGTTATATTGGTGATGAACAGTGGAGGGTTCAACCCAATGAGTTCAGTGGTGACCACCAGCGCAGTATGTGGATTGGTGCAGGAAGATCATGCCCTGGTCCAACTATTGCTCAAGAAG GTTATTTTAGACCACCTGATAGACCACCTGTGAGTAATGTTGGATTCCAGCCTTCTGGGTCAAATGCTTTCCCTACTGGTCCTCCAATTTCAG GTCATGGAATGCCTTGCCGACCGGACGTAACTGTCCTCAACTGGAGGCCAGCATGA